A genome region from Pygocentrus nattereri isolate fPygNat1 chromosome 10, fPygNat1.pri, whole genome shotgun sequence includes the following:
- the ankrd9 gene encoding ankyrin repeat domain-containing protein 9, producing MPLDVAWRAREDYKSESQCKRSSFAFYRAVRDLLPVWLLEEMRATEALHWEEDGRARAFAPCEALLYALVHDHQAYARHLLRSYPSRALEAPSPSFRCCACTDAAAPHLALAVRHERVAILGVMLEAAADLSEDERRAFLDGHGCMHSGGKSALHVACELARAECLLALLANGACPYVTDGAGDTPLDCLLEQIERSGDADGDDARARRACLGYLLLFMPAMRFSKRLQLLEDAARWTRLLGERAYGWLSGRAPPTLLLLCTRTLLSARAELLESLPRFLRPPEFRLQQWGVVE from the coding sequence ATGCCGTTGGATGTGGCATGGCGCGCGCGCGAGGACTATAAATCCGAGTCCCAGTGCAAGCGGAGCTCCTTCGCTTTCTACCGCGCCGTGCGCGACCTGCTGCCCGTTTGGCTGCTAGAGGAGATGCGCGCCACCGAGGCCTTACACTGGGAGGAGGACGGGCGCGCGCGCGCCTTCGCGCCCTGCGAGGCGCTGCTCTACGCGCTCGTGCACGACCACCAGGCGTACGCGCGCCACCTTCTGCGCTCCTACCCGTCGCGCGCGCTGGAAGCGCCTAGCCCGAGCTTTCGCTGTTGTGCGTGCACGGACGCCGCCGCGCCGCATTTGGCGCTGGCCGTGCGCCACGAGCGCGTAGCAATCCTCGGCGTGATGCTGGAGGCCGCGGCGGACTTAAGCGAGGACGAGAGGCGCGCTTTCCTGGACGGCCACGGCTGCATGCACAGCGGCGGAAAGAGCGCGTTGCATGTGGCGTGCGAGCTGGCACGCGCCGAGTGTCTGCTGGCGCTGCTGGCGAATGGCGCGTGCCCTTACGTGACGGACGGTGCGGGAGACACACCTCTGGACTGCCTGCTAGAGCAGATAGAGCGCAGCGGGGACGCGGATGGCGATGACGCGCGAGCCAGACGCGCGTGCCTCGGCTACCTCCTGCTCTTCATGCCCGCGATGCGCTTCAGCAAGAGGTTACAGCTGCTCGAGGACGCCGCGCGGTGGACGCGCCTGCTCGGGGAGCGCGCGTACGGCTGGTTGTCCGGGCGCGCGCCCCCCACGCTTCTCCTGCTATGCACGCGCACGCTGCTGTCGGCGCGCGCCGAGCTGCTGGAGTCGCTGCCGCGCTTCCTCCGGCCACCAGAGTTCAGACTGCAGCAGTGGGGGGTGGTAGAGTGA